GCAGAAATGCGATGTGCGAAGGATCGACGAGCGAAGCGAGTCCAAATCCTGTCGCGCACACTTGATAAGTGAAGCAGGCTTGATATGCAGCGTTTACAAGCCACATCCTGCCGCGCGCATCGGATATGAACGAGGGGCCGTAGCTCAGTTGGGAGAGCGCAGCGTTCGCAACGCTGAGGTCAGGGGTTCGAACCCCCTCGGCTCCATATAAATCGCCACCATAGCTCAGTTGGTAGAGCACGTCATTCGTAATGACGGGGTCGCCGGTTCAAATCCGGCTGGTGGCTCTGGTGCCCCGTGGTGTAACTGGCAACACGCCTGATTCTGGTTCAGGAGAGTCTAGGTTCGATCCCTAGCGGGGCAATAGTCGGAGGCTGTAAGCCTCCACTTGGAGGGATGGCCGAGTGGCTTATGGCGGCGCCCTGCTAAGGCGTTGGTGGCAACACCGCGTGGGTTCGAATCCCACTCCCTCCGTTGAAAGAAGAGCGGTTCGGTTCTTGGAGTTCGAGCCCACGTGATCTGCGTAGCAGATCACATAGTGGGTTCGGCTCGGAGCGACCGAGGAAGAGGAGATGACCGAGCGAAGCGAGGTCAATCCCGCTCCCCTGGAAGTTCAGTATCGGGGACGAGTGGCCGAGTGGCTTAAGGCGCACGATTGGAAATCGTGTGGACATTGTCCGCGTGGGTTCGAATCCCACCTCGTCCGTAAGAAAGGCAGTAAGGTTCTAATTTGAACCCACGTGATCTGCGAAGCAGATCGCAAAGTGGGTTCGACTCGGAGGGAGCGGAGAGGACCGAGCGAAGCGAGGTCAATCCCACCCCGTCGGTAATAAGTACGTAAGACCCGAGTAGGATCCGGGGCGTGGCTCAGTCCGGTAGAGCGCTGCGTTCGGGTCGCAGAGGTCCCCGGTTCGAATCCGGGCGCCCCGATTAGTTGGAAGAAGTCCGCCGGGTATGGCGCCCGGATTCGAACAGACGGTCAGACTGTCGTTTGGACGAGCACTGCGCCCGGCCTACCGTTGGTAGTCCGGGCTTTGTTGTTTGGAGCGCTGGCAGAATGGCTAATGCACTCGCCTCGAAAGCGAGCGTCCGAAAGGACTTGGGGGTTCGAATCCCTCGCGCTCCGTTAATGCCCTCTAGGTCTTGAGACCCGGAGGGCTTTTTTGTGCACCTCGGTCACCCCGCCGGCATCCCCGAATTCCAGACATCTGCCACGACACCCCACGACCCGTCCGGCTGCTTGTGCCAGACGTGGAAGTCCCTGACGATATCACGCCCGGGCTCCGAGCCCTCCCGATTGATCGTGATATCACCGATGGCCAGCGTCCACCCCATGTCGCCGGATGCCGACACCTCGACGCGCACGAGCTCGAAGACCAGTTCGACGCCGGGCGTCGAGATGAAGCCGAACCGGTAGTCTTCGACTTCATCGATCCCACGTACCAAGTCCGCATTGGGCGGGACCATAACGGCCGTGGCGTCGTACATCGAAACGACTTCCGGCGCATTCTTGGTGCTCGCGGCTAAGTGGTAGGCTTCCGCGGCAGCTCGCAGGGCGACGCTCTCCGCTTCACGATCAAAGGCTGGAGCCTCGGCGGTGTCCGACGCACAGGCTCCTAGGGCGAGTACCGCGATGATGGTGGTGAATCGTGTCATGGCGCTGTGGGGTATTGGAGGGGTCTCGTGGCTCTTTAGGTGATATCGTCCACCTTGGACGGTGGCAACCGTGTGCGTTCCTTGCGTGTTGTCGGCCCATGAGATATTGAGGGCGGCTGCGGCTCCACTTGCCTGGTCGGCCTACAATGAGCAATCGTGACATCACCACGCCCGTGCATCTTCTTTCCCCCCCCCCTCAACTCAGTCGAGATCGCCAGTGAT
This region of Longimicrobiales bacterium genomic DNA includes:
- a CDS encoding nuclear transport factor 2 family protein gives rise to the protein MTRFTTIIAVLALGACASDTAEAPAFDREAESVALRAAAEAYHLAASTKNAPEVVSMYDATAVMVPPNADLVRGIDEVEDYRFGFISTPGVELVFELVRVEVSASGDMGWTLAIGDITINREGSEPGRDIVRDFHVWHKQPDGSWGVVADVWNSGMPAG